aagaatGTTTTGGGGTTATCAAGACGCTCACCAGGATTAAAGAAACACAGTTTTCCAATGGACAGCAACTAAATAAGGATGAATTGAGAATCTTGGATAATCTTGAGAAAAACTATGCCTTAAAAGTGCAGGAAAAGTCTCAGAAGTTCAGGGTCCTTCAGAATAACCATTTGAAGTTCTTAAACAAAGACGACTTCAAGCCGCTGCCTACAGCAAAATCGAATGACGATACGTTACTATTgctagaagaagaagttcagCAAGGTGACTCAAACGAGATTGATAGCTATTCAAAGCAAACgcttcaaaaacaaaatgcGAAGATGCATGATAGTAACCAGCAATTCTTGCAACAAcgtgatgaagaaataacTCAGCTAGCGAAAGGTGTTCTTGAAGTGAGTACGATTTTCAGGGAAATGCAATCGTTGATCATCGACCAAGGTACAGTTGTTGATAGGATTGATTACAATTTAGAAAACACGGTTGTTGAATTGAAACAAGCGCAGAGGGAGTTGGATAAGGCCACGCACTATCAAAAGCGTAGTCAGAAGTGTAAAATTATTCTATTCTTATCGTTACTTGTGCTTGCGATGTTCATGCTAGTCATGCTAAAGCCACATCACCGTACGATAAAGGAGACAGCACCTTCTCCCGATCAAGGTCAACCGAAAAATGGCAACTCTGGTGGATCTGGTAACCAAGCAGATGTGGTCAATGCGGATCCTTTGTTGGATCCAGAAAGTAATATACAGTAAGTAGATCTAGCGGAAGTAGTTAAACTAAATACTGAATGAAATAATGAGGATGGGGGGCGGCGCATGCATGTATGAATGATTTAAAGTGTGTTTGTAGTCACAGTGTGAAACAAGTCTATATATCTGTTACAATTataaaagttaaaaaatCTCCTAATAGTATAAGTATAGGTAAGGTGTGTATGTATGGGAGACGAAATTTCAAAGGTTAGAATCCCCCATATGGACTATCTCTTGACATTGAAGCTGGAGCAATGttcatttttcttggaagtCTCTTCTTGTAAGCTGGTTTATAGTGCATATTTGAACCTAGACCTGAATTAGGATTTCCAGCTCTTTGTCCACCCGGCAGCGAAGCTGGGCCAGATCCAATGGTGAATTCTGGATTTGATTGTAGTACAAAGTCAGACGCAGACGGACCAGCCGAAAAAGAACTGCGTTGTTGTAGCTGTTGATGAGGTGGTGCTGGTTGTTGGTGTAGGTGAGGAGATACTCCCATAGGCATTCCCATTGAAGGATCCTGATAATGACCCTGTTGATGTTGTGGAGGTGGAACCGCGCCGCCATGGTTAGGCATAGGTGGGTAGTATTGGGCACTCATtggttgctgctgctgctgctgttgttgttgttgtggaaGTGGTGGATGGATCATGCCGTTCGCACTTTGAGGTTGTTGGCCCATTGGAGGAGGGTAGTACTGCATCCCTTGAGGCGGTATTCCACCTCTTCCTTGATAATATCTTGGGTTGATACCTCTTTGTGATACTGAAGTAAATTCAGAGTCATCGTCGTTAATTCCATCGCCGTCTTCGTCAAAGGCATCCATTGGTGGTCTATCGCTTGGATCGATagtgtttcttttcaaaaattcCTCTTCGTCTTCTGGTAGAACGCCATTGATCAAGTCCTGTAGCACGCCATCTTCATCTGTGTGATGCAATGGCACTGGCTCTGGCTGACGACCCggttgttgtggttgttgtggttgtggttgttgtggttgtggttgtggttgtggttgcTGTTGTCTTTGAGTCATAGGATACCCGTTTCTGTAGCGATCATTGCTCGAAGTGAAAGGAGCAGCTCTGTGGCCAGCGTTCGAAGGGCCGACGCCCACGCCCATGCCcatgttattattactaccaTCCTGTTCCTGTTCAGTGTATACGGAAGAAGGAGCATCTGATGCGATTCTATCGGTCGTTGCCAATGGTTGCTGTCCGGGTCCCAATCTACCCGACGCAGCCAAACGAGGTGCGGCTGAACTTGTAGCCACACTTGTGGTGCTGCTGTCGATAACGGAGAAAGGTTGCTTTGGCACAGCAGATTGGAAACGAGACGATGCCGCATGCGAGTTACTGATGTTGTTCacgttgttgttgcttgCTCTCTGGTAAGGAAgggaggaggaagaagatgctgctgctgctgccacAGCACCTGCTCCTGCTCCACCGCCCATACCAGCGGGAGCGAACTTATTCAAGTACGAGTCGCTGACATCGGAATCGGTAACAGTGTTCGAGTTCAAAGTCGTCGTGGTGACGATCTTGGGGGCCTTGTAGTATTCTGGGAATGACAGATCGTCCATATTGGTCAAATCTGTTTGGTTTAGCTCATCCTTGAACAATTTGTCCctcattgaagaagaagacgcaTACTCGCCATCTTCGTCATCGCTGCCGTCTCCCAGCCCGTTGCTAGCCGTCTCAGACCGGGCCAAGAAGCATAGCGGTAGACAAACAAGAGTCAGCACTGCGGACCCAATAAGAATATAAGCCGTCCACGTGACATGTGGGTAGAAGAGCAAAATCGTACTGATGCAACAGAGTGCCGAGGCAATGAACGCCAGCACAGAAAACGAGAAGTTGCAGCAGAACCAAATCGTGTTGGCATCGAAATGCTTGAACTGGCAAAGGAAACTCGTCACAAGTGCCAAAAGCGTTAGCCCCGCAGCAACTGGCGTCACAATCAAAAGATTGCCCAAAGATTTCCGCGCATCGTGCTTCATCTTCCAGTCCCCATCGTCAGAACTCAAGTTTTCTGGGTGGTAATTCGCCTTTGCTGAAGAACAACCTTCGCCTTGCTGACAGTAGCCAAACACACCATAGTGAATGTCTCCCAATTTAGCCAAACTGATGTTCTTGAAAACGGGGGCAGAAAGACACGCCAAAATTAGAAAAGCCAATGCAATGCACTGCAAAACCGTGAGCAGCGTCGCATACCCAAATGTATAAGTTTTAGCCATGTTGTATCGCGTActctcttgttctttgtaTAGTTATTATATCTCTGTACT
The Kluyveromyces marxianus DMKU3-1042 DNA, complete genome, chromosome 1 DNA segment above includes these coding regions:
- the TLG2 gene encoding t-SNARE syntaxin TLG2, yielding MYRDRTNLFLSYRRTFPHQRLSSTKYTVANKDLEDQPFIGNEDGIAMDNFSRRLPPRFFDLTFQVDEALALVDRLLVQLAKLYQKNSLPGFQDNRQDEQQIEDISFQVIKKFQECFGVIKTLTRIKETQFSNGQQLNKDELRILDNLEKNYALKVQEKSQKFRVLQNNHLKFLNKDDFKPLPTAKSNDDTLLLLEEEVQQGDSNEIDSYSKQTLQKQNAKMHDSNQQFLQQRDEEITQLAKGVLEVSTIFREMQSLIIDQGTVVDRIDYNLENTVVELKQAQRELDKATHYQKRSQKCKIILFLSLLVLAMFMLVMLKPHHRTIKETAPSPDQGQPKNGNSGGSGNQADVVNADPLLDPESNIQ
- the TOS7 gene encoding Tos7p — its product is MAKTYTFGYATLLTVLQCIALAFLILACLSAPVFKNISLAKLGDIHYGVFGYCQQGEGCSSAKANYHPENLSSDDGDWKMKHDARKSLGNLLIVTPVAAGLTLLALVTSFLCQFKHFDANTIWFCCNFSFSVLAFIASALCCISTILLFYPHVTWTAYILIGSAVLTLVCLPLCFLARSETASNGLGDGSDDEDGEYASSSSMRDKLFKDELNQTDLTNMDDLSFPEYYKAPKIVTTTTLNSNTVTDSDVSDSYLNKFAPAGMGGGAGAGAVAAAAASSSSSLPYQRASNNNVNNISNSHAASSRFQSAVPKQPFSVIDSSTTSVATSSAAPRLAASGRLGPGQQPLATTDRIASDAPSSVYTEQEQDGSNNNMGMGVGVGPSNAGHRAAPFTSSNDRYRNGYPMTQRQQQPQPQPQPQQPQPQQPQQPGRQPEPVPLHHTDEDGVLQDLINGVLPEDEEEFLKRNTIDPSDRPPMDAFDEDGDGINDDDSEFTSVSQRGINPRYYQGRGGIPPQGMQYYPPPMGQQPQSANGMIHPPLPQQQQQQQQQQPMSAQYYPPMPNHGGAVPPPQHQQGHYQDPSMGMPMGVSPHLHQQPAPPHQQLQQRSSFSAGPSASDFVLQSNPEFTIGSGPASLPGGQRAGNPNSGLGSNMHYKPAYKKRLPRKMNIAPASMSRDSPYGGF